One part of the Microlunatus elymi genome encodes these proteins:
- a CDS encoding PrsW family glutamic-type intramembrane protease has protein sequence MATEAVAPQRRGWWWKTLIGGAALWLITAAVTLATENSNLVPTVILLGSFLVPFSVVLFAAERVEGNLDTLWLMMAFFVGGVFGVLGASILEVNLKPSWHLYLAVGAIEEFVKGLVFIVVGWRVAPKVGRQGALLGATVGAGFAAFESAGYAFNAGLTRRGVDVVSMLETEAVRAVLTPVGHVLWTAILGAAIFAAAGARGKYRFTWTIPLAFVMVAILHSLWDSMGFISAVIAIAVAGGVRTELAYGQLLQPTVTKIKHLSTIFYVIGLAIISVLGILALRVWGRHRTPKQHAGAPAAGPNTGSAARRSAAGS, from the coding sequence ATGGCTACAGAAGCAGTGGCGCCACAGCGCCGAGGCTGGTGGTGGAAGACGCTGATCGGCGGCGCAGCGCTGTGGTTGATCACCGCCGCGGTCACGTTGGCGACCGAGAACTCCAATCTGGTGCCGACGGTGATTCTGCTCGGCAGCTTCCTGGTGCCGTTCTCGGTGGTGCTGTTCGCCGCCGAGCGGGTGGAAGGCAATCTGGACACCCTCTGGCTGATGATGGCGTTCTTCGTCGGCGGTGTGTTCGGTGTGCTCGGCGCCTCCATCCTCGAGGTGAATCTGAAGCCGTCGTGGCATCTGTACCTGGCGGTCGGCGCGATCGAGGAATTCGTCAAGGGCCTGGTCTTCATCGTGGTCGGCTGGCGGGTCGCCCCCAAGGTCGGACGTCAGGGGGCACTGCTCGGCGCGACCGTCGGTGCCGGGTTCGCTGCCTTCGAGTCCGCCGGGTACGCCTTCAACGCCGGCCTGACCCGGCGTGGCGTGGACGTGGTCTCAATGCTGGAGACCGAGGCCGTACGGGCGGTTCTGACTCCGGTCGGGCACGTGCTCTGGACCGCGATCCTGGGTGCCGCGATCTTCGCCGCCGCCGGGGCTCGCGGAAAATATCGGTTCACCTGGACGATCCCGCTGGCGTTCGTGATGGTGGCGATCCTGCATTCGCTGTGGGACTCGATGGGCTTCATCTCCGCGGTGATCGCGATCGCCGTGGCCGGTGGGGTACGGACCGAACTGGCCTACGGGCAGCTGCTGCAGCCGACCGTGACCAAGATCAAGCACCTGTCCACGATCTTCTACGTGATCGGGCTGGCCATCATCTCGGTGCTCGGCATTCTGGCACTGCGGGTCTGGGGACGTCATCGGACTCCGAAGCAGCACGCCGGCGCTCCCGCCGCCGGCCCCAACACCGGATCCGCAGCTCGGCGATCTGCGGCGGGCTCCTGA
- a CDS encoding response regulator transcription factor, with translation MEKTGSLLLVEDDAVIGEATQLNLERYDYEVTWEQDGLDAWRTFSDRDSAGGFDIVLCDVMLPGLDGITLCRRIREAGNTPVVLISARTESIDIVSGLEAGADDYVTKPFDIQVLLARLRSVARRTRPATVPADRSAGEAGGDHVRIGELDLDRQALELRRGDTLINLTPTEMRLLLELAGSPGVVLSRSTLLQRVWDYPEWEEDDHLVNVHVQRLRAKIGNDRIETVRGFGYKLRR, from the coding sequence ATGGAGAAAACTGGCAGCCTTCTGCTGGTCGAGGACGACGCAGTGATCGGTGAGGCGACCCAGCTGAACCTGGAGCGGTACGACTATGAGGTGACCTGGGAGCAGGACGGCCTGGACGCCTGGCGCACCTTCTCCGATCGCGATTCGGCCGGCGGTTTCGACATCGTGCTCTGCGACGTGATGCTGCCCGGCCTCGACGGCATCACCCTGTGTCGGCGGATTCGCGAGGCCGGGAACACTCCGGTGGTGTTGATCTCCGCTCGTACCGAGTCGATCGACATCGTCTCCGGTCTGGAGGCCGGCGCCGACGACTACGTCACCAAGCCCTTCGACATCCAGGTACTGCTGGCCCGACTGCGGAGCGTCGCCCGGCGGACCCGGCCCGCCACCGTCCCTGCCGACCGGAGCGCCGGCGAGGCGGGCGGTGATCACGTACGGATCGGCGAACTTGATCTTGATCGGCAGGCACTCGAACTTCGTCGCGGCGACACCTTGATCAATCTCACCCCGACCGAGATGCGGCTGCTGCTGGAGCTGGCCGGCAGCCCGGGCGTGGTGCTGTCCCGGTCGACCCTGCTGCAACGGGTCTGGGACTACCCGGAGTGGGAAGAAGATGATCATCTGGTGAACGTGCACGTACAGCGGTTGCGGGCCAAGATCGGTAACGACCGGATCGAGACCGTACGCGGGTTCGGGTACAAGTTGCGACGATGA
- a CDS encoding arylsulfatase, translating to MTKEFNGVINLDVRDSVPDWTPYELPKAPDGAPNVLVVLYDDTGMACWSPYGGRVNMPTAQRLADNGLTYTQWHTTALCSPTRSCFLTGRDHTTNRIASIMETTNGYPGNAGRIPDECASIGHILQDNGYSTYWLGKDHDVPEEDISAGGNKSRWPLQMGFDRFYGFLGGETNNWYPDLCEDNHFIEQPYTPEEGYHLSKDLADQAITMLRDQQASNPSKPWYMWFCPGANHAPHHSPKEYADKYKGMFDDGYDAYRQWVLDRMIEKGVLPEGTELTPFNPIAEEQQNPIDWVKPWDECSDDEKKLFSRMAEVFAGFSEYTDAQVGRVIDYLEETGQLENTIVFYCADNGASGEGTASGSVNENKYFNNYPDDLAENLTMLDKLGTADTYNHYPTGWAAAFSTPFQMFKRYAQYAGGTCDPMIISWPKGIKAKGELRHQYHHVTDIVPTILDLAGLEMPEVYRGVEQIPLPGVSMKYTFDAADAPTQKKRQYYTIGGTRGIWQDGWKAAATHAPLNNKGHFDQDKWELYHVDEDRSESKNVADQHPEKVKELIDAWFEEANDKNGLPLDDRTVMEMLTVERPQAEPPRGRYIYYPGSGAVPEGVAVNVRGRSYKIIADVDLSEGAEGVIFAHGSRFGGHALFIQDGKLHYVYNFLGIPPEQTFVSDKLTPGPHALGMEFTREKAGPHKESVGTTKLYVDDQVVAEGPMRAQIGKFTLCGDGLCVGFDSADSVSRTYKAPFTFTGGKILGVGVDVSDESYLDLETEALAAMSRD from the coding sequence GTGACCAAGGAATTCAACGGCGTCATCAACCTGGACGTCCGCGATTCGGTGCCGGACTGGACGCCGTACGAGTTGCCGAAGGCACCCGATGGCGCACCCAACGTGCTGGTGGTGCTGTACGACGACACCGGGATGGCGTGCTGGTCCCCGTACGGCGGCCGGGTCAACATGCCGACCGCGCAGCGGCTGGCCGACAACGGCCTGACCTACACCCAGTGGCACACCACCGCGCTGTGCTCGCCCACTCGATCGTGCTTCCTCACCGGCCGTGACCACACCACGAACCGGATCGCGTCGATCATGGAAACCACCAACGGATACCCGGGCAACGCCGGCCGGATTCCGGACGAGTGCGCAAGCATCGGACACATCCTGCAGGACAACGGCTACAGCACGTACTGGCTGGGCAAGGATCACGACGTGCCGGAGGAGGATATCTCCGCGGGCGGCAACAAGTCGCGGTGGCCGCTGCAAATGGGCTTCGATCGGTTCTACGGCTTCCTCGGCGGGGAAACCAACAACTGGTATCCGGACCTGTGCGAGGACAACCACTTCATCGAGCAGCCGTACACGCCGGAGGAGGGCTACCACCTCTCCAAGGACCTGGCCGATCAGGCGATCACGATGCTTCGCGACCAGCAGGCATCCAACCCGTCGAAGCCTTGGTACATGTGGTTCTGCCCGGGCGCCAATCACGCCCCGCACCACAGCCCGAAGGAATATGCCGACAAGTACAAGGGCATGTTCGACGACGGCTACGACGCCTACCGGCAGTGGGTGCTGGACCGGATGATCGAGAAGGGCGTCCTGCCCGAGGGCACCGAGCTCACCCCGTTCAACCCGATCGCCGAGGAGCAGCAGAACCCGATCGACTGGGTCAAGCCGTGGGACGAGTGCAGCGACGACGAGAAGAAGCTGTTCAGTCGGATGGCGGAGGTGTTCGCCGGCTTCAGTGAATACACCGACGCCCAGGTCGGCCGGGTGATCGATTACCTGGAGGAGACCGGGCAGTTGGAGAACACGATCGTGTTCTACTGCGCCGACAACGGCGCCTCGGGTGAGGGCACCGCCAGTGGTTCGGTGAACGAGAACAAGTACTTCAACAACTACCCCGATGACCTGGCCGAAAACCTCACCATGCTGGACAAGCTCGGGACCGCGGACACGTACAACCACTACCCGACCGGTTGGGCGGCGGCGTTCAGCACCCCGTTCCAGATGTTCAAGCGGTATGCGCAGTACGCCGGTGGCACCTGCGACCCGATGATCATCTCCTGGCCAAAGGGGATCAAGGCCAAGGGCGAGCTCCGGCACCAGTACCACCACGTGACCGACATCGTGCCGACCATCCTCGACCTGGCCGGACTCGAGATGCCGGAGGTCTACCGGGGCGTCGAGCAGATCCCGCTGCCCGGGGTCTCGATGAAGTACACCTTCGACGCTGCCGATGCGCCGACGCAGAAGAAGCGGCAGTACTACACGATCGGCGGGACGCGCGGCATCTGGCAGGACGGCTGGAAGGCGGCGGCCACCCATGCACCGCTGAACAACAAGGGCCATTTCGACCAGGACAAGTGGGAGTTGTACCACGTCGACGAGGACCGCTCGGAATCCAAGAACGTCGCCGATCAGCATCCGGAGAAGGTCAAGGAGCTCATCGACGCCTGGTTCGAGGAGGCGAACGACAAGAACGGCCTGCCGCTCGACGACCGCACGGTGATGGAGATGCTGACCGTCGAACGCCCACAGGCCGAGCCGCCCCGCGGCCGGTACATCTACTATCCGGGCAGCGGTGCGGTGCCCGAGGGGGTCGCGGTCAACGTCCGCGGCCGGTCGTACAAGATCATCGCCGATGTCGACCTCAGCGAGGGGGCCGAGGGCGTGATCTTCGCCCACGGTTCTCGGTTCGGCGGTCATGCGCTGTTCATCCAAGACGGGAAGTTGCATTACGTGTACAACTTCCTGGGCATCCCGCCGGAGCAGACCTTCGTCTCCGACAAGCTCACGCCCGGCCCGCATGCCTTGGGGATGGAGTTCACCCGGGAGAAGGCCGGTCCGCACAAGGAGTCCGTCGGCACCACCAAGCTGTACGTCGATGATCAAGTTGTCGCCGAGGGTCCGATGCGGGCGCAGATCGGCAAGTTCACCCTCTGCGGTGACGGGTTGTGCGTGGGTTTCGACAGCGCCGACTCGGTGAGCCGGACGTACAAGGCTCCGTTCACCTTCACCGGCGGCAAGATCCTCGGCGTTGGTGTCGACGTCAGTGACGAGAGCTACCTCGATCTGGAGACGGAAGCGCTGGCTGCGATGTCGCGCGACTGA
- a CDS encoding error-prone DNA polymerase yields the protein MAYNNPPISWSELERKLSGRKPPPKPWDNPHGDNGPGWHHREEYLAKESVRRPDGPTVPYAELHAHSNFSFLDGASDPEDLIEEAVRLGIDTLALTDHDGFYGAARFAEAAREYELATVYGAELSLELTAAQTGVPDPEGSHLLVLADGVEGYRRLAGVITEAQLRGGEKGKPVYDLEELAAAHGGRQGGHWMILTGCRKGSVRQALRVGREAAATELDKLTAMFGLDHVVVELVDHGLPDDSMINDQLAALAVDHGLPTIASSNVHFASPKRYRLASAMAAVRARRSLAEMDGWLPPPTAQLRSGAEMEQRFARYPGAVRRAAELGRRLAFDLQAAKPKLPKLDVPPGHNPTSWLRELTRRGADELYPGNRAEAQARLEKELAVIEEKGFEGYFLIVHDMVAFARERGILCQGRGSAANSVVCYTLKITAVDPILYDLPFERFLATTREEEPDIDVDFDSDRREEVIQEVYRRYGRRNAAQVADVISYRPKSAVRDMAKALGYSPGQQDAWSKQIDSWSTVTDDDDHEIPQQVVDLANQLIGAPRHLGIHSGGMVLTEEPVGEVVPIEHARMENRTILQWDKDSCAWMGLVKFDFLGLGILNAISHTLAMIDEQLGEHWEFATLPKEEPAVYDTLCRADSVGLFQVESRAQVGTLPRLRPRRFYDLVIEVALIRPGPIQGGAVHPYIRRATGAEPVSYPHPLLEPVLKRTKGIPLFQEQLMQIAMTVGGCTGDDADLLRRAMGSKRGVEKIERLRQKLFDGMAANGISGDLAQSIYDRIEAFANFGFAESHALSFALIVYATGWLKLHYPGAYLAGLLRAQPMGFYSPQSLVADARRHGVEVRRPDIFASQVETGLEPLIHKGPELVEGPEQHPKGPEPVEGPGFAPRRPAQRSSHPVRPTGMDSCLDHQQPPIGDFDPYADDPSPAHRRDGALAVRLGLTTVQGLGEPAATKIVQERGVRPFTNINDVIRRCGLSVKQAEALATAGAFDGFGLSRRQALWDAGYADGLDQLEGTAIDSPPPELPGMSVAELTLADLWATKISPDDHPIGHLRRELDSLGVIAIKDLGARHDDRRVKVAGLVTHRQRPGTAGGVTFLNLEDETGMLNIICTEALWKRYRRIARNTQGMIIRGTIEHSDGVTNLSADRLERLVEVIPKAAQVIPRKHLSRDFR from the coding sequence ATGGCGTACAACAATCCACCGATCTCCTGGTCGGAGCTGGAGCGCAAGCTCTCCGGCCGCAAGCCGCCACCCAAGCCCTGGGACAATCCGCACGGCGACAACGGGCCCGGCTGGCATCACCGCGAGGAGTATCTGGCCAAGGAGAGCGTTCGCCGACCCGACGGCCCGACCGTGCCGTACGCGGAGCTGCACGCGCACTCCAACTTCAGCTTCCTGGACGGCGCCAGTGATCCGGAGGACCTGATCGAGGAAGCGGTTCGGCTCGGCATCGACACACTGGCGCTGACCGACCACGACGGTTTCTACGGCGCGGCCCGGTTCGCCGAAGCGGCCCGGGAGTACGAGCTGGCCACCGTGTACGGCGCCGAGCTGTCGCTGGAGCTGACCGCGGCCCAGACCGGCGTGCCCGATCCCGAAGGCAGCCATCTGCTGGTGTTGGCCGACGGGGTGGAGGGCTACCGCCGGCTGGCCGGAGTGATCACCGAGGCACAGCTGCGCGGCGGCGAGAAGGGCAAGCCGGTCTACGATCTGGAGGAGCTGGCGGCCGCGCACGGCGGACGTCAGGGTGGTCACTGGATGATCTTGACCGGCTGCCGCAAGGGTTCGGTTCGGCAGGCGCTGCGGGTAGGCCGGGAGGCCGCCGCGACCGAGCTGGACAAGCTGACGGCGATGTTCGGACTTGATCATGTGGTGGTTGAGCTTGTTGATCATGGCCTGCCGGACGATTCCATGATCAACGACCAGCTGGCCGCACTCGCTGTCGATCACGGGCTGCCGACGATCGCCAGCAGCAACGTGCATTTCGCCAGCCCGAAACGGTATCGGCTGGCCAGTGCGATGGCCGCGGTCCGGGCGCGGCGTAGTTTGGCCGAGATGGACGGCTGGCTGCCGCCGCCGACGGCTCAGCTGCGTTCGGGGGCGGAGATGGAGCAGCGGTTCGCCCGCTATCCCGGCGCCGTACGAAGGGCAGCCGAGCTGGGCAGGCGGCTCGCCTTCGACCTGCAGGCGGCCAAACCCAAGCTGCCCAAGCTGGACGTGCCACCGGGCCACAATCCGACCAGCTGGCTGCGCGAGCTCACCCGACGCGGCGCCGACGAGCTCTATCCGGGGAATCGGGCCGAAGCTCAGGCCCGGTTGGAGAAGGAGCTGGCGGTGATCGAGGAGAAGGGGTTCGAGGGCTACTTCCTGATCGTGCACGACATGGTCGCCTTCGCCAGGGAACGCGGGATTCTCTGCCAGGGCAGGGGATCGGCGGCCAACTCGGTGGTCTGCTACACGCTCAAGATCACCGCGGTCGACCCGATCCTCTACGACCTTCCGTTCGAACGGTTCCTGGCCACCACCCGGGAGGAGGAGCCGGACATCGACGTGGACTTCGACTCCGACCGGCGCGAGGAGGTGATCCAGGAGGTCTATCGTCGCTACGGGCGACGCAACGCCGCCCAGGTGGCTGACGTGATCAGTTATCGGCCGAAGTCGGCGGTCCGAGACATGGCCAAGGCGCTCGGCTACTCGCCGGGCCAGCAGGACGCCTGGTCCAAGCAGATCGACAGCTGGAGCACCGTCACCGACGATGATGATCATGAAATTCCCCAGCAGGTGGTCGATCTGGCCAATCAGTTGATCGGCGCGCCGAGGCATCTGGGTATTCATTCCGGCGGCATGGTGTTGACCGAGGAGCCGGTCGGCGAGGTGGTGCCGATCGAGCACGCCAGGATGGAGAATCGGACGATTCTGCAATGGGACAAGGACAGTTGCGCCTGGATGGGGCTGGTCAAGTTCGATTTCCTCGGGCTCGGCATCCTGAATGCGATCAGTCACACGCTGGCGATGATCGACGAACAGCTGGGCGAGCACTGGGAGTTCGCCACCCTGCCCAAGGAGGAACCGGCGGTCTACGACACGCTCTGCCGGGCGGATTCGGTCGGGCTGTTCCAGGTGGAGAGTCGGGCTCAGGTGGGGACCCTGCCTCGGTTGCGTCCGCGCCGGTTCTACGACCTGGTGATCGAGGTGGCGCTGATCCGGCCCGGCCCGATCCAGGGTGGCGCGGTGCACCCGTACATCAGACGGGCCACCGGAGCGGAGCCGGTGAGCTATCCGCACCCGCTGCTGGAGCCGGTACTGAAGCGGACCAAGGGCATCCCGCTGTTCCAGGAGCAGTTGATGCAGATCGCGATGACCGTCGGCGGCTGCACCGGTGACGATGCCGATCTGTTGCGCCGGGCGATGGGATCCAAACGGGGCGTGGAGAAGATCGAACGGCTGCGGCAGAAGCTCTTCGACGGGATGGCTGCCAACGGCATCAGCGGTGATCTTGCCCAGAGCATCTACGACCGGATCGAGGCGTTCGCCAACTTCGGCTTCGCCGAGAGTCATGCGCTCAGCTTCGCCCTGATCGTGTACGCCACCGGCTGGCTCAAGCTGCACTATCCCGGCGCCTATCTGGCCGGCCTGCTGCGGGCTCAGCCGATGGGTTTCTACTCGCCGCAGTCCCTGGTCGCCGACGCCCGCCGCCACGGCGTCGAGGTCCGCCGCCCCGACATCTTCGCCTCCCAGGTCGAAACCGGTCTCGAACCCCTTATTCACAAGGGTCCTGAGCTTGTCGAAGGGCCAGAACAGCACCCCAAGGGTCCTGAGCCTGTCGAAGGACCGGGATTCGCCCCCCGTCGACCAGCTCAGAGATCTTCACATCCAGTTCGCCCGACCGGAATGGACAGTTGTCTTGATCATCAGCAACCACCGATCGGCGACTTCGATCCGTATGCGGATGATCCGAGCCCGGCTCATCGCCGCGATGGTGCTCTCGCCGTACGACTCGGACTCACCACGGTGCAAGGTCTGGGCGAACCGGCTGCGACCAAGATCGTCCAGGAGCGCGGAGTCCGACCGTTCACCAACATCAATGACGTGATCCGGCGCTGCGGGCTGAGTGTCAAGCAAGCCGAAGCGCTGGCCACCGCCGGTGCGTTCGACGGATTCGGATTGAGCCGCCGGCAGGCTCTGTGGGATGCCGGCTACGCCGACGGTCTTGATCAACTGGAGGGCACGGCGATCGACAGCCCGCCGCCCGAACTGCCGGGGATGAGCGTGGCCGAGTTGACCCTGGCCGATCTGTGGGCGACCAAGATCTCTCCCGATGATCATCCGATCGGGCATCTGCGCCGGGAGTTGGATTCCCTCGGCGTGATCGCGATCAAGGACCTCGGCGCGCGGCATGACGATCGTCGGGTCAAGGTCGCCGGCCTGGTGACCCATCGGCAACGGCCGGGCACAGCCGGCGGAGTCACCTTCCTCAATCTGGAGGACGAGACCGGCATGCTCAACATCATCTGCACCGAGGCGTTGTGGAAGCGATATCGCCGGATCGCCCGCAACACCCAGGGCATGATCATCCGCGGCACCATCGAACATTCCGACGGCGTCACCAACCTGTCCGCGGACCGCCTGGAACGCCTGGTCGAAGTGATCCCCAAGGCCGCTCAGGTCATCCCGCGCAAGCACCTGTCCCGCGACTTCCGCTGA
- a CDS encoding class I SAM-dependent methyltransferase — MTHQHEAEERDARQFWEDRYSERDRIWSGKVNPVLSEIVADLDVGTALDLGCGEGGDAVWLAGMGWRVTAVDISATALQRAEQAATERGVDGRITFARHDLATDFPSGVFDLVSAQFLQTPLEFPRAEVLQQAARAVAVSGRLLIVEHGAAPPWMPHDHDHPVDFPTPQQTFDQLELVDQHWRIERLEAKERQATGPNGETGTLMDNIILARRLA, encoded by the coding sequence ATGACTCATCAGCATGAGGCGGAGGAGCGCGACGCCCGGCAGTTCTGGGAGGACCGCTACTCCGAACGGGATCGGATCTGGAGCGGCAAGGTCAATCCCGTGCTGTCCGAGATCGTCGCCGATCTCGACGTCGGTACGGCACTGGATCTCGGCTGCGGCGAGGGTGGCGATGCGGTCTGGCTGGCCGGGATGGGCTGGCGGGTGACCGCGGTCGACATCTCCGCTACGGCACTGCAACGCGCCGAGCAAGCAGCGACAGAGCGCGGTGTGGACGGTCGTATCACCTTCGCCCGACACGATCTGGCGACCGACTTCCCGTCGGGTGTGTTCGATCTCGTCTCGGCCCAGTTCCTGCAGACCCCGTTGGAATTCCCGCGGGCGGAGGTACTCCAACAGGCCGCCCGCGCGGTCGCCGTCAGCGGTCGGCTGTTGATCGTCGAACACGGCGCCGCGCCGCCGTGGATGCCCCACGATCACGACCATCCGGTAGATTTCCCGACCCCGCAGCAGACCTTCGATCAGCTCGAACTGGTTGATCAGCACTGGCGGATCGAGCGGCTGGAAGCCAAGGAACGCCAAGCGACCGGGCCCAACGGTGAGACCGGAACGCTGATGGACAACATCATCTTGGCCCGTCGGCTTGCTTGA
- a CDS encoding DNA polymerase Y family protein yields the protein MAVWCPDWPVIAAMEQENLPPHLAIAVINKGEVFACSAPARAEGVRRGMRKRDAAARCPELIIIDHNRDLDTRSFESVLRVIEGFSPGVEVIRPGLCALTVPGRYYGGETKAAALLSETLVSAGIWDVRIGIADDLFTAEQAARLAAVQDHRVIEPDASPAFLAELPIGVLADDQLVGLLLRMGINTLGDFARLSARDVLTRFGLSGAQAHRLAAGRWERTASGRPLPPELEQQLDFAPGLETIEPIAFSSRQTAEAFVSELSRHGQVCTAIRIEIGTEGGWRHDRRWAHPRWFDAVDIIDRLRWQLQSDPPPDPVNLVRLLPDQLEFLGTQGDGLWGSAPGERIQHGIARVQSMIGFDGVLTAGLQGGREPTDRQLLTPWGEQPISVRPTDRPWPGQLPPPAPSRVFPQPVPAEVQDRDGRPVLITDRGILTGEPGRFRPTQEHRFTPVEAWVGPWLIDERWWTDPQASLRARFQLVTPDGSAWLLMACDGRWWTEARYD from the coding sequence ATGGCGGTGTGGTGCCCGGACTGGCCGGTGATCGCGGCCATGGAGCAGGAGAATCTGCCGCCCCATCTGGCGATCGCAGTGATCAACAAGGGTGAGGTGTTCGCGTGCTCCGCACCGGCCCGCGCCGAGGGCGTACGACGTGGCATGCGTAAGCGCGACGCGGCCGCCCGGTGCCCGGAGTTGATCATCATCGACCACAATCGGGATCTTGACACCAGGTCCTTCGAATCGGTGCTGCGAGTGATCGAGGGATTCAGTCCCGGCGTGGAGGTGATCCGCCCCGGACTGTGTGCTCTGACCGTGCCCGGTCGCTACTACGGCGGCGAGACCAAGGCTGCGGCATTGTTGTCCGAAACCCTTGTCTCAGCAGGGATCTGGGATGTTCGGATCGGCATCGCCGACGACCTCTTCACCGCCGAACAAGCCGCCCGGTTAGCAGCAGTTCAAGATCATCGGGTCATCGAACCGGATGCTTCGCCGGCCTTCCTGGCCGAGTTGCCGATCGGGGTGCTGGCCGATGATCAGCTGGTCGGCCTGCTGCTGCGGATGGGGATCAACACCCTCGGCGACTTCGCCCGATTGTCGGCCCGGGACGTGCTGACTCGGTTCGGGTTGTCCGGCGCACAGGCGCATCGATTGGCCGCGGGCCGGTGGGAACGCACGGCCAGCGGCCGACCGCTGCCGCCGGAGTTGGAGCAGCAGCTCGACTTCGCCCCTGGTCTGGAGACCATCGAACCGATCGCCTTCAGCAGCCGGCAGACCGCTGAAGCGTTCGTGAGTGAGTTGTCCCGGCATGGGCAGGTGTGTACGGCGATCCGGATCGAGATCGGCACCGAAGGCGGCTGGCGACACGATCGCCGCTGGGCGCATCCGCGCTGGTTCGACGCGGTCGACATCATCGACCGGTTGCGCTGGCAGTTGCAGTCCGATCCGCCGCCCGACCCCGTCAATCTGGTGCGGCTGCTGCCCGATCAACTGGAGTTCCTGGGCACCCAGGGTGACGGGCTGTGGGGCAGTGCGCCGGGGGAGCGGATCCAGCACGGGATCGCCCGAGTGCAATCGATGATCGGCTTCGACGGCGTGCTCACCGCCGGTCTGCAGGGTGGCCGCGAACCGACCGATCGCCAGCTGCTCACGCCGTGGGGTGAGCAACCGATCAGCGTCCGGCCGACCGATCGGCCCTGGCCCGGGCAGCTCCCGCCGCCGGCACCCAGCCGGGTCTTTCCGCAGCCGGTGCCGGCCGAAGTGCAGGACCGGGACGGCCGCCCGGTGCTGATCACCGATCGCGGCATACTCACCGGCGAACCGGGTCGATTCCGACCGACGCAGGAGCATCGGTTCACGCCGGTCGAGGCCTGGGTCGGCCCGTGGCTGATCGACGAACGCTGGTGGACCGATCCGCAGGCGTCCCTGCGCGCGCGGTTCCAACTCGTCACCCCCGACGGCAGTGCCTGGTTGCTGATGGCCTGCGACGGCCGGTGGTGGACGGAGGCCCGCTATGACTGA
- a CDS encoding sensor histidine kinase, which translates to MIKMPHPGLRVRIAATIACIVVAAVAILTLTVHFLVVQNRINQQRDAADANLVAAMGIYRSTGLRAFDSQLNDPQVPAGLRNALTTDGSHGTNVSGRGTRDLWAAGRVGDDLISIHTTFQAVDASVAAVDRALLFAGIGTAVAATIGGALTANSLSRRLRLAARTARDIAATAGSPRVAGQPETAERTLRAAVGAGEDEVGDLADAVDAMAARLAARLRAEQRFTADVAHDLRTPLTGLVTAATLLDDSRPAQMVRNRVDALTELVEELLEVARLDSGVETAQLAYAQIPQIVHRAVQRGVAKGEFTADAVVVCSDDSAVAVLTDPRRLERVLSNLIRNALQHGQPPVRIEATGDRIVVTDQGRGFSPEFLATGPQRFQRSSASRGQQRGTGGHGLGLIIALGQTAVLGGRLHFDNAPEGGARVTIDLPGAPPGRALQPDPSAAGIGE; encoded by the coding sequence ATGATCAAGATGCCGCACCCCGGACTTCGGGTACGGATCGCCGCGACCATCGCCTGCATCGTGGTCGCGGCCGTGGCCATCCTGACGCTGACCGTGCACTTCCTGGTGGTGCAGAACCGGATCAACCAGCAGCGGGACGCCGCCGACGCCAACCTGGTCGCGGCGATGGGGATCTACCGGTCGACCGGGCTGCGGGCCTTCGACTCCCAGCTGAACGACCCGCAGGTCCCTGCCGGCCTGCGCAATGCGCTGACCACCGACGGCTCGCACGGCACCAACGTCAGCGGCCGCGGCACCAGGGATCTCTGGGCCGCAGGCAGGGTGGGCGACGATCTGATCAGCATCCACACCACCTTCCAAGCCGTCGACGCCTCGGTGGCCGCGGTCGATCGGGCCTTGCTGTTCGCCGGCATCGGTACCGCCGTGGCCGCCACCATCGGCGGCGCGCTGACGGCCAACAGTCTGTCCCGGCGACTGCGGCTGGCGGCCAGGACCGCCCGCGACATCGCCGCGACCGCCGGCAGTCCGCGGGTGGCCGGACAGCCCGAGACCGCCGAACGCACCCTGCGCGCGGCGGTCGGCGCGGGGGAGGACGAGGTCGGTGACCTGGCCGACGCTGTGGATGCGATGGCCGCGCGGCTGGCCGCTCGGTTGCGCGCCGAACAACGCTTCACCGCCGACGTCGCGCACGATCTGCGGACTCCGCTGACCGGGCTGGTCACCGCCGCCACCCTGCTGGACGACTCCCGACCGGCTCAGATGGTTCGCAACCGGGTGGACGCGCTGACCGAACTGGTCGAGGAACTGCTGGAGGTCGCCCGGCTGGACAGCGGCGTGGAGACCGCGCAACTCGCGTACGCGCAGATCCCGCAGATCGTGCACCGAGCGGTGCAACGCGGTGTCGCCAAGGGCGAGTTCACCGCCGACGCAGTGGTGGTCTGCAGCGACGACAGCGCGGTGGCCGTGCTGACCGACCCGCGCCGGTTGGAGCGGGTGCTGAGCAACCTGATCCGCAACGCCCTGCAGCACGGGCAACCGCCGGTACGCATCGAAGCCACCGGCGACCGGATCGTGGTGACCGATCAGGGCCGCGGCTTCAGCCCGGAGTTCCTGGCCACCGGTCCGCAACGCTTCCAGCGGTCGTCGGCCAGCAGGGGCCAGCAGCGCGGGACCGGTGGGCACGGGCTCGGGCTCATCATCGCCCTCGGCCAGACCGCTGTGCTCGGCGGCCGACTCCATTTCGACAACGCGCCCGAGGGCGGCGCTCGAGTGACCATCGACCTGCCGGGCGCCCCGCCGGGCCGTGCACTGCAGCCTGACCCGTCGGCGGCGGGAATCGGCGAATGA